Proteins encoded within one genomic window of Lagenorhynchus albirostris chromosome 9, mLagAlb1.1, whole genome shotgun sequence:
- the ANO9 gene encoding LOW QUALITY PROTEIN: anoctamin-9 (The sequence of the model RefSeq protein was modified relative to this genomic sequence to represent the inferred CDS: inserted 2 bases in 1 codon; deleted 2 bases in 1 codon; substituted 2 bases at 2 genomic stop codons), with protein sequence MCEGEESLRILVGTEGDSPLQMDINTTETEASEPWDYVVVADHCTQRNPRQVQRQQQFLEELQRKGFCYRAREDQAKVFFGIRADNRVFDRYRRLLMEPEATAPRGKLARPTSIPATTRIQIVNFVLNSKMAAGDTLQDLVKDGVFEAVFPLHKGEEDLKKKWAWWRNMFQEQPIGDIRNYFGEKVALYFAWLGWYTYMLVPAAVVGLIVFLSGFAHFEASQISREICDAHDVYMCPRGDHSPRYQRLSETCAFAKLTHLFDNEGTVLFAVFTALWATVFLELWKRERVRVVLQWDLYGWDEDQEEMVLGLIACPDYQPRXYARSTVILLLSLLMICLMIGMAHVLVICRVLVAALFSSALPFLGEQVTTAVVVTGALVHYVSILVMTKINKYVALKLCDFEKPRTFSERESKFTIKFFTLXFFAHFSSLIYIAFILGRINGNPRKLVRLAGLWKLEVCHLSSCMTDLFVQVAIIMGLKQTLSNCMEYLGPCLAHKCRSMRATSQDPELRHWRRNYRLNPVNTFSLFEEFMEMRIQXGFTTVFVAAFPLALLLALFSNLVEIRLDAIKMVQVQRRLVPRKAKDIGTWLQVLAIIGVLAVTADGMVIAFTSEFIPRVVYKYRYGPCRQGAHPAVDCLPGYVNHSLSVFYTKDSQNPVEIEGSENVTECRYWDCGTAQNSNFTEQPWFLLAVRLTFLILFEHVASCVKLIAGWFVPDVPQWVKNEVLKRKHQRLGEAGLPGPGPQSRSARDSGREHRQGAGPEPVRRPGCRAAATAAHPSPGCVCGRALIRPAYMWGSWEPLYVWGVCELHTCPWSGRPVPPVRAQAWYCLT encoded by the exons ATGTGTGAG GGAGAAGAGAGCCTCCGGATCCTGGTGGGGACCGAAGGGGACAGCCCCCTGCAGATGGACATCAATACCACTGAG ACTGAGGCCTCCGAGCCATGGGACTATGTCGTTGTGGCTGATCACTGCACCCAGAGAAACCCCAGGCAGGTCCAGCGGCAGCAGCAGTTCCTGGAAGAGCTCCAGAGGAAGGGCTTCTGCTACAGG GCGAGGGAGGACCAGGCGAAGGTGTTCTTTGGGATCCGAGCTGACAACCGGGTCTTTGACCGGTACCGCAGACTTCTCATGGAGCCCGAGGCTACCGCCCCCAGAGGGAAGCTGGCCAGGCCAACTTCCATCCCAGCCACCACCAG AATCCAAATTGTCAACTTTGTGCTGAACAGCAAGATGGCAGCTGGTG ACACGCTCCAGGATTTGGTGAAGGATGGGGTCTTTGAGGCCGTGTTTCCCCTACACAAG GGGGAGGAAGACCTAAAGAAGAAATGGGCCTGGTGGAGAAACATGTTCCAAGAGCAGCCAATTGGTGACATCAG GAACTACTTCGGTGAGAAGGTGGCGCTGTACTTCGCCTGGCTCGGCTGGTACACCTACATGCTGGTGCCCGCCGCGGTGGTGGGCCTCATCGTCTTCCTGAGCGGGTTTGCCCATTTCGAAGCCAGCCAGATCAG CAGGGAGATCTGTGATGCCCACGACGTCTACATGTGCCCTCGCGGCGACCACAGCCCCAGGTACCAGCGGCTCTCAGAAACCTGCGCCTTCGCCAAG CTCACCCACCTCTTCGACAACGAGGGCACCGTGCTGTTCGCCGTGTTCACGGCGCTGTGGG CCACCGTGTTCCTGGAGTTGTGGAAGCGGGAGCGAGTCCGTGTGGTCCTGCAATGGGACCTGTACGGGTGGGACGAGGACCAG GAGGAAATGGTGCTGGGGCTCATTGCCTGCCCTGACTACCAGCCCCG CTACGCGCGGAGTACCGTCATCCTCCTGCTGTCTCTGTTGATG ATCTGCCTGATGATAGGCATGGCCCACGTCCTGGTGATCTGCCGCGTCCTGGTCGCTGCCCTTTTCAGCTCCGCTTTGCCCTTCCTGGGAGAGCAGGTGACCACGGCCGTGGTGGTGACCGGGGCCCTGGTTCACTATGTG AGCATCCTCGTCATGACCAAG ATCAACAAATATGTGGCACTGAAGCTTTGTGACTTTG AGAAGCCCAGGACCTTCTCAGAGCGAGAGAGCAAGTTCACCATCAAGTTCTTCACTCTGTAGTTCTTTGCTCACTTCTCCTCCCTTATCTACATCGCCTTCATCCTGGGCAG GATCAACGGTAACCCCAGGAAGTTGGTGCGCCTGGCAGGGCTGTGGAAGCTGGAGGTG TGCCATCTCAGCAGCTGCATGACGGACCTGTTCGTGCAGGTGGCCATCATCATGGGTCTGAAACAAACGCTCAGCAACTGCATGGAGTACCTGGGCCC ATGCCTGGCCCACAAGTGTCGCTCGATGCGAGCCACGTCCCAGGACCCCGAGCTGAGGCACTGGCGGCGCAACTACCGCCTGAACCCGGTCAACACCTTCAGCCTGTTCGAGGAGTTCATGGAGATGA ggatcCAGTAGGGCTTCACCACCGTCTTCGTGGCCGCCTTCCCACTTGCCCTGCTGCTGGCGCTCTTCAGCAACCTCGTGGAGATCCGCCTGGACGCCATCAAGATGGTCCAGGTGCAGCGGCGCCTGGTGCCCCGCAAGGCCAAGGACATCG GGACCTGGCTGCAGGTGCTGGCGATAATCGGCGTGCTGGCCGTCACTGCCGACGGGATGGTCATCGCCTTCACATCTGAGTTCATCCCCCGAGTGGTGTACAAGTACCGCTATGGCCCGTGCCGACAGGGGGCCCACCCTGCAGTCGA ctgccTCCCGGGCTACGTCAACCACAGCCTGTCCGTGTTCTACACCAAGGACTCCCAGAATCCTGTTGAAATAGAGGGCTCAGAGAATGTGACTGAGTGCAG GTACTGGGACTGTGGCACCGCTCAGAACTCCAACTTCACTGAGCAGCCCTGGTTCCTCCTGGCCGTCCGTCTGACCTTCCTCATCCTCTTCGAG CACGTGGCCTCATGCGTCAAGCTCATTGCTGGCTGGTTTGTGCCTGATGTGCCTCAGTGGGTGAAGAATGAAGTCCTGAAGAGGAAGCACCAGAGACTTGGGGAGGCGGGGCTGCCGGGGCCTGGCCCCCAGTCCCGAAGTGCCAGAGACTCCGGCCGAGAGCACAGACAGGGAGCAGGCCCGGAGCCGGTCAGGAGGCCAGGTTGCAGAGCTGCTGCCACCgctgcccaccccagccctggctgTGTGTGTGGGCGGGCTTTAATTAGACCCGCGTATATGTGGGGGTCCTGGGAGCCCCTGtatgtttggggtgtctgtgagctgcACACCTGTCCATGGTCTGGGAGGCCTGTTCCACCTGTGAGGGCTCAGGCTTGGTACTGCCTGACTTGA